DNA from Cucurbita pepo subsp. pepo cultivar mu-cu-16 unplaced genomic scaffold, ASM280686v2 Cp4.1_scaffold000478, whole genome shotgun sequence:
AATGGTAAAATTGGAGTTGAAGGAGCTAATGTcaaagtttgtgaagctgatgaaaaaggaaaattatattcacaaaatttaacatcacgactgataaagaattttttagattgtatgtcatacaacttgtaacctttgtgaccacaaggatatcctatgaaaacacaaggaattgcccgaggttcaaatttttgcttagaATGTACTATAGTTGCATAACActtacaaccaaaaactttaagatatgaaatgtaggtggtcatttgtagagtgcttcaaagggtgtcttgttagaGAACAATGGTGATAGTGTTCTATTTATATGATAAACAGCAGTTAAAATGCATTCTtcccaaaaattaagtggaacctgtgactgaaaagaagagacctagctacatttaggatATGACGATGCTTACGTTctacgactccattttgttgtggagtatagacacaagtgcgctgaaattcaatgccacaagaagtaaaaaatggttGTAAAGATAGAAACTATCTTAatagtagtatgaaattgacTAAGTTTActaacaaatggtgtactaaTTTGTGTTGCGTAAGAAAAACTCAAgtacatcgagtaaaatcatcaacaacagtgagaaaaaaacgcaaaccagaatggtttggaattttatgtggtccccaaacatcacaatgtaaCAGATCAAAGGCAGAATGAGTTgttattgaactttttgaGAAAGACAACCTGGTTTGTTTTGCTAATGGGCAAATAGTACAATTATGAGAAAGAGTagcattattaagatgcaattgattagctagaaatttaaaacgagaaggagaaggatgaCCTAGGCGTAAATGCCACAAATGAGAAGACTGAGATACTTGATTTgctgaagatttgattggagatgaagaaatatgatagagacctccgaattgtttacccgagccaatcatcttccccgTAGCCAAGTCCTGCATAACATAAGAATCAGGATAAAAAGtcacataacatttcaagtcattggtaagtttgctgatggacattaggtttaaattgaatgaaggcacacataaaacatggtttaatttaaggtcaggGTTAAAAGAAACATTGCCAGTATGTGACACATGTGTTGTCCCTccattaggcaaatttattGTAGATATGGTGGTAGCCTTTGGTTCAGTCATAACAGAAGCTTTGGGTACTATATGATCcgtagctccactatcgagaatccatgGATTAGAACTCGtagagttaatagataatgtaGAATGACCAGAATTACCAAAATTGATGTTATTATCAGAATTACCAAAAGGACGATGATTGAGTGCAAATAAGGCTTGTATAATCTGTTGTAAttgctcagaagaaaaatttgggatGGAATTAGGTGATTGTTCTTCTATATTCGACTGAGAAACATCGACCATATTTATAGATGATCGATATCCTCGATTGTTGCGTTGATTGATTTGTACTACCCttctagaattatttttctgttgacATCAATCTTCTATATGTccccttctatcacaaaatttaCAGTGAAACTTAAAGAAATCGACACTCATCAATTGTATGACAACTTTTATTGCAGTGTTCACATGATTTATCCTTGgcaaattttgaatatgttgttttcttctgcACTACTGATGCAATCGAGAAATTCTTAGTAGGCTCAGAAGTTACCTGACGCTGCATCTCcttgtacaagtaatgaataggcttgcctcacattaggtaatggagtcatcatcaatatgttagatctTACCATTTTATAAGACTCATTGAGCCCCATGAGTAGttgcatcaacttgtcttcttcgcATTGATCAACatgtatttgacgttgattacaggtaaatggtgtgcggtatgcttccaattcatcccagagtgctttgagcttggtgaaatataCTGACAGTGTCATGGTTCCCTGTGACATCATTGCTATAGACTTTTGTATCTGAAAAATTActggagcattcttttgtgagaattgatcgtgaagatcaacccacacttgatgagctgtCTTGCGTGAATAATACCCTCAGCAATATCTGCTTCAACTAaatgagttaaccaagatattaCCATACGGTTGCACTGATTCCATAGTTCAAATTCAattgaatttgcatcttgagacggttcttcaattgtgccatcaatgaagccNAGCGCGTGTCGTGGTGGTGGTTGGTTGAGATTCGTTGCCGAGATTTAGGCAACTCCGGTGACGACCAAACTTATATAATGATTTAGGCAACCAAAGGACGAGAGATTTTGTGATCTAGCTATGTCAAATACTTGCTCCTACCTAACATCCACGTGGTTACATGATTTAGTTACTACGTAAAATATAGTCAAGAGTTAGAAGTTTACCTTTGACCGTAACTAGGTAGATAAGTAGAATGAGCCATACAACCTACGATTAAGAATCTAGATTATCCTTAACAACAACTTTATAGCTAAGTCTAAGATTTATGTGACGATGTTGtataagaaaaatgtttaagTTTAAGCGAGTTTGAGTGAGTATAGTAAAACTTGAGTCAGATAAAAcaggaaggaaagacgaaacaaGAATGCTCCTGAACCTTTACATTACCgtcggtaaaagaaaaagagaaagactcctttccttattcattctaCTGAACCTTTACCGTCGAGCTACTTACTCCTGTTTCCTATTCTCTCGCTCACCTTCAAACACtcaaaaagaagatgagagtCACCCACCCAccctatttattcaaacacaaggtcaaagaaaaagagaaagacttTCACCTAGCGATAGTTTACTTCTCCTtgctttcctttgattttgaattttctcctTTCTAGAACTGTAAACAttaaagatgaatgagactcaACCTTAAACCTTAGATTGATGGAACTCTTTCGGTAAAGCGGCCGGAGGATTCGATTCGATTCTTCTTTCACNTTTGACTCTATCCCCTGAAGTGATTGTGATTGCGATtggataatattattttgaagtgACCAACATTCCTCCATGAAAATTTTGGAACATAGTTGGAACATACTTCACTAGcttcattaaaaattaaaaaaggaaaacgacAAGTCGACTTTTGCTTTACATAGCTGTCACCTAATCCAATTAAAATTACCCacacagaaaaaagaaaaagtatatatattatttggagaaggaagaaacgTGGAGGAAATGACCATTTTAGTATTATCTATATTATAATTAGTGTTGGAATTGGTGATATTCCAGGGTTCGTTTCAGTCAAAATGTGACTACTTCCTTCAACGTGGATAATTCCAATCATTTTTACccaatcttttctttttgtttttatttatttatttttattaaatactttacttttctttttattttaacagcAAAACCCCCAACCTACCTCCTACCTGCTACCCGCTACCTTTTCCGTCTTGTCTCGGTCAAATTCGTCGCTGCCTTCCTAATCCGCCTTTTCTTACCAATATAATCGggtctaaattattaaaaatatctataaactttataatttcttttaattaataaaaatatttttattatttttttttttaatattcttcaaatttcccccttttctttttttctctctaatttaaatgaaaatttatatctaaaaatgtttaattgaGTAGGCTTACAGATTGGTTCATCGAAAATGGCTCATTAGTGAATTTGGGTTGGGATTTGTGCCAAAATATGCATATGTCATAGTCGATAGGAGCTTACAAGTATTGTTGATCACTGTGATGAGTAGGCTTACAAACTACGACACCTATCATTCATGTGCATCCTCAATAAACCCACTAAACAAACTTGCAGCCACGTAGAAGTGTAGTAGAAAAACAAACCTAATATCGACCGATGACGTTTAGTCTAACTTGACTCAGGAgagaaaatcaaatgaaatggttaaataataataataataatttaaaataatgagtCAAGgctattcttaattttaaaaaaatagaaaataaaagtttataatttaataaaatcaacaaATGTTTCTCCTGTGTTGAAAAAACAGGAAAGAACAGCAATTATCTCTCTGAAACCACAGATATACACAGTAGCCGCTTCCACCAATACATTCTCTCTTTGTGTATCTGTGTTATACGCCATAGCGCGTCTGCTTGGGTCTTGCTCAGAACCTTCCATGGCCGCACACCACAGCTCAAGCCTTTGAAATGCTCTCTACTCCTCCACCACTGTATATATACCTTTCCATTTCCCCTCTTCCCCTTATCATCTTCCTCATCGTCCTCCCAATTTCCCTCTGCGTTTGGATCTCCCAATGAAGTTCGGCAAGGAATTCACGGCTCAAATGGTGCCGGAATGGCACAACGCCTACATGGATTACAATTTCCTCAAGTCTCTTTTGAAAGAGATTCAGAGATTCAAGCTCAGAACTGGCTCTCCTCAGCTCCCTCAGCCTTCTGCCTTGAAGCGCAAGCTCACTCTCTACAGAGCCTTCAGCGGTCTCACTCAAGGTTACGCTCATCCTTCCCCTCCTTCTTCCCATGCCGATATCGAGAGCCAACCCATTCTCGTTAACTCTATGCACGAAGATGGCTCTCAGAATTACAAGACCACCTTCCTCATGGCTGCCGATGATGGCGCTGAGTACGAACTCGTTTACTTTAGGAGACTCGATGACGAGTTTAACAAAGTCGATAAGTTCTATAGGGCTAAGGTCGAGGAGGTTATGAAGGAAGCGGAGATGTTGAACAAGCAGATGGATGCGTTGATTGCTTTCAGAGTCAAAGTCGAGAACCCTCAGGGTTTGGTTTTCGATATGTCTGAGAAGACTGTTGAGATGACCCGTCTTGCTTCTGGAATTGCTGCTTCTTCCGCTGCCTTGTCCGTTTCCACTCCCAAAGGCGCTTTATCTGGAAGTGAGTTTTgaatgtttatatataatcAGGAATTTCTGCTCTTGTTTTAGCTTCATCTAGATTACCGTGGATTGGATTTATCTTTTGTTTAGGTTTTTGATGATATCTGTTTTCATGGTTTGATGAAGTTGAAAGAAGTTGTTTCGTTGCTTGTTTTGGTTTTAATGGAGTTCTTGTATGCTAGATCAGTACTAAGTAGAAACTGTGTTTATGAACATATGTTTTGATGAGCAGAGAGACCTCACATGGCCATGGAGATAATTGAGGAAGGCGGGGCCGGTGAGCTTGGACAATCTGATGAATTAAATGAAGATGGGGACGATATCGACATGATATCGAGAGGTAAACAGGTCGAAGAAGATAACTCAAGCAAAAGGAAGGGTGTTAGACCACCTCCATTAGAAGTTCTTGATCGTGTGAAAATAAATCAACCCATTGAAACACCTCGTTCAACCATCAAGGGATTCCTTAAAATCTCTAAGAACACTGAACTCCAATTCAGCAGAGACAATCTAAATAAAGTTGAAGAACAACTCAAGCATGCCTTCTCTGTGTTTTACCAGAAACTTAGGCTTCTCAAGAGCTTTAGGTACATCTTATCCCCTATTTTCTCGTCTTTTTCAATGCTCAAGTTGCTAAATCTTTTCTCATTCATGGAATTTACCCAGCTTCTTGAATACACTGGCATTCTCAAAGATCATGAAGAAATATGACAAGGTAATTTCATTTCTGATCTGATTGATCGTGTTGAATTAAAGCCGAAAGAAAGTAGCATTGGACATGTCTCCTTACTTCTTTATTATGTCTTTGTAATTTGATTGCAGATTACATCAAGAAATGCCTCAAAAGCCTACATGAAAACGGTGGACAGTTCTTACCTTGGAAGCTCAGATGATGTGAGATATAGCTTGTAAAACCATTTCTTTCTTAAAGAAGTTACTCAGTAAAGCAagttctttcttcaattctaaTATACTAAATGCCACTGCAGGTTGCCAAGTTAATGGAGAGAGTTGAGAACACATTCATCAAACATTTTTGCAATGCCAATCGCAGCAAAgcaatgaatattttaagacccaaagcaaagagagagagacataGGACAACATTTTCCATGGGTATGCTCTGATTTTCACCATGATTTGTTGTACCATTTatgcttattattattttagggaCAACCCTTTTTACTTGAACTCAAATGATTTGCAGGTTTTCTAGCTGGCTGCTCTGCAGCTCTTGTTTTAGCCCTCGTCTTAATTATCCGTGCCCGCAATATTATGGATAGTCGAGGAAGCACAAAGTACATGGAAACCATGTTTCCCCTTTACAGGTAACTACACAACTCTCCAGTCATATTACACATGTTGTTGACCTGTTCATTTTCATCTCGTACATTCTCAGTCATCCTTGTTCTTAGCTTAAACCACTGTGTAAATAACTGGTTGgtaattgttgaggattgttgggaggaagtcccacattggctaatttagtgaatgatcatgagtttacaagtaaggaatacattttcattggtatgaggccttttggggaagcccaaagcaaagccatgagagcttatgctcaaagtggacaatatcataccattgtggagagtcgtgattcctaacagtaATAACTTAGTTGCAGCATAAACTATATTCTGTCGTAATGGTTTGACGTGGGAACTCTGATCTGTTTGCAGCCTGTTTGGATTTGTTGTTCTGCATTTGGTTATGTATGCTGCGGACATATACTTTTGGAGGCGATATCGAGTGAATTATTCCTTCATATTTGGTTTGAAGGAAGGAAATGAGTTGGGCTATCGTCAAGTTCTCCTTATTGCTTTTGCTCTAGCAGTACTTGGACTAGGCTCTGTGCTCTCAAACCTTGACATGGAAATGGACCCAAGAACAAAAGATTTCAAAGCATTTACTGAACTTATCCCTCTGTTGGCAGTTGTTGTAAGATTTTCACACCAAACTTCTCCAAATGCTTTCAATTTTGCATATGCAGTAATGCTAAACAAACTTGCCTTTTCTTCTGCAGCTTGTAACTGCAATACTTATCTGCCCGTTTAACATCATATACCGCTCGAGTCGTCTCTTCTTCCTCACTTGTCTGTTTCACAGCATCTGTGCTCCGCTCTACAAGGTAAATTATGTCAGCCACCGTGTATATAAGCTCGAAGATTCTGAAGTTGCTATTGCAATATTGTTCCTCAAACAACTTTCTCTATCTCAGGTGGTGCTCCCAGACTTTTTCTTAGCTGACCAGCTAACCAGCCAGGTGCAAGCACTCAGAAGTTTGGAATTTTATATTTGCTATTATGGTTGGGGAGACTACAGAATTAGAGTAAACACGTGCAAGGCTAGCGCCGTATTCCAAACGTTCAGTTTCATTGTCGCCGTTATTCCATACATGTCGCGCTTTCAGCAGGTACCACTCCAATCTTGCTATCAATTTTTAACTGAACTCCCACATTGCAGAAAGAACACTGGGAACTGATGGGAACATATTCATCCTTAGCTTAATGTGTTGTCTTCCTTTCGTGTTTTCGCAGTGCCTTCGTCGACTGTATGAAGAGAAAGATAAAATGCACGCACTAAACGGATTGAAATAC
Protein-coding regions in this window:
- the LOC111785393 gene encoding phosphate transporter PHO1 homolog 3-like isoform X2, with translation MKFGKEFTAQMVPEWHNAYMDYNFLKSLLKEIQRFKLRTGSPQLPQPSALKRKLTLYRAFSGLTQGYAHPSPPSSHADIESQPILVNSMHEDGSQNYKTTFLMAADDGAEYELVYFRRLDDEFNKVDKFYRAKVEEVMKEAEMLNKQMDALIAFRVKVENPQGLVFDMSEKTVEMTRLASGIAASSAALSVSTPKGALSGKRPHMAMEIIEEGGAGELGQSDELNEDGDDIDMISRGKQVEEDNSSKRKGVRPPPLEVLDRVKINQPIETPRSTIKGFLKISKNTELQFSRDNLNKVEEQLKHAFSVFYQKLRLLKSFSFLNTLAFSKIMKKYDKITSRNASKAYMKTVDSSYLGSSDDVAKLMERVENTFIKHFCNANRSKAMNILRPKAKRERHRTTFSMGFLAGCSAALVLALVLIIRARNIMDSRGSTKYMETMFPLYSLFGFVVLHLVMYAADIYFWRRYRVNYSFIFGLKEGNELGYRQVLLIAFALAVLGLGSVLSNLDMEMDPRTKDFKAFTELIPLLAVVLVTAILICPFNIIYRSSRLFFLTCLFHSICAPLYKVVLPDFFLADQLTSQVQALRSLEFYICYYGWGDYRIRVNTCKASAVFQTFSFIVAVIPYMSRFQQCLRRLYEEKDKMHALNGLKYSFAIAAVCFRTAYSLNKNLYIWYVLAWVFSVIAAVSGTYWDLVIDWGLLQRNSKNRWLRDKLLVPQKSVYFVAMALNVVLRLAWMQTVLNFKVPFLHREGLVAIVASLEIIRRGIWNFFRIENEHLNNVGKYRAFKSVPLPFNYDEDDDKDD